In Hyphomicrobiales bacterium, the following are encoded in one genomic region:
- a CDS encoding integrase, which yields MKIGYARVSTVGQNEAAQIDLLQKAGVNDGRLYIDRASGTNRDKRPELAHAISALRPGDSLVVTRLDRLARSVTDLFQIVTEIRANEADLIVTEQAIDTTSPTGKLMFTLLGAFAEFENDLRRERQAEGIAKAKAKGKYRGRQKSIDREAVVAAWQAGESPSAIAKRLGIARSGVYRIASEEQAKRPA from the coding sequence ATGAAGATCGGATATGCTCGCGTCTCCACAGTCGGACAGAACGAGGCTGCGCAGATCGACCTCCTGCAGAAGGCAGGCGTCAATGACGGTCGCCTCTACATCGACAGGGCGAGCGGCACGAACAGAGACAAGCGCCCGGAGCTAGCACACGCGATTAGCGCTCTTCGTCCCGGCGACTCGTTGGTGGTCACGCGCCTCGACAGGCTGGCCCGTTCCGTCACCGACCTCTTTCAGATCGTCACCGAGATACGCGCCAACGAAGCCGACCTGATCGTCACAGAGCAGGCCATCGACACCACGAGCCCGACCGGCAAGCTCATGTTCACGTTGCTGGGGGCGTTCGCGGAGTTCGAAAACGACCTGCGCCGGGAACGACAGGCCGAAGGCATCGCCAAGGCGAAAGCCAAGGGCAAGTACCGGGGGCGTCAGAAGTCCATCGACCGCGAGGCAGTGGTTGCGGCATGGCAGGCCGGTGAAAGCCCGTCCGCCATCGCCAAGCGCCTCGGCATCGCCCGGTCGGGCGTCTATCGCATCGCCAGCGAAGAGCAGGCAAAGCGCCCGGCGTGA